DNA sequence from the Deinococcus aestuarii genome:
CGCTGAGCGGCGCGTACGACGTGATCGTCCACCTCGCCGCCCGCGCAGGGGTCAGACCGAGCATCGAAGACCCCCTCGGCTATCAGGACGTCAACGTGCGCGGCACCCAGAATCTGCTCGAACTGGCGCGCGAGTGGGGGGTAGGACAATTCGTGTTCGCGTCAAGCAGCAGCGTCTATGGAGTGAACCCGAATGTGCCGTGGCGGGAAGACGACCCTGTGCTCCAGCCCATCAGCCCCTACGCCAGCACCAAGGTCAGCGGCGAGTTGCTGGGGCACGTGTATAGCCACCTGTACGGTATCCGCTTCGTGGGGCTGCGCTTCTTCACGGTGTATGGGCCGAGGCAGCGCCCGGACCTGGCGATCCACAAGTTCGCGCGACTGATGCTGGAGGGCAAACCCCTTCCCGTGTTCGGGGACGGCGGCACCCGGCGCGACTACACGTACATCGACGACATCATCCAGGGGGTGCGGGCGAGCATGGAGTACGACGGCAGCCGGTATGAGGTGATCAACCTGGGGAACAACCAGACGGTGAGCCTGCTGGAGATGATCCAGGGGTTGGAGGAGGCGCTGGGCGTGCAGGCCAAGATCGAGTGGCTCCCCGAGCAGCCCGGCGATGTGCCCCAGACCTGGGCGAGTGTCGAGAAGGCCAATGCCCTCTTCGGTTATGCCCCCACCCAGAAGTTCTCA
Encoded proteins:
- a CDS encoding NAD-dependent epimerase/dehydratase family protein, translating into MKRALVTGGAGFIGSHLVDRLLAEGWQVCVVDNFDPFYPRRIKEQNIAAHRAHPNYRLHEFDLRDLDAMRAALSGAYDVIVHLAARAGVRPSIEDPLGYQDVNVRGTQNLLELAREWGVGQFVFASSSSVYGVNPNVPWREDDPVLQPISPYASTKVSGELLGHVYSHLYGIRFVGLRFFTVYGPRQRPDLAIHKFARLMLEGKPLPVFGDGGTRRDYTYIDDIIQGVRASMEYDGSRYEVINLGNNQTVSLLEMIQGLEEALGVQAKIEWLPEQPGDVPQTWASVEKANALFGYAPTQKFSKGVREFATWLAQTGERTSA